The Jeotgalibacillus haloalkalitolerans DNA segment CCGTACTCTTTTAAAACGATTAAAGATAAAAAAATCAATAAAGCAGCACTGCAAAAAGAGTTCAATCTTCCTGTATCTGAACATGTACCAATCGTTGCGATGGTCACCAGACTGACGGAACAAAAAGGTCTGTCCCTTGTAAAACGTGTGATGCACGAGTTACTGAACGAACAGAATATGCAGCTGATTGTACTCGGCAGCGGTGACCATGAATTTGAGAGTTACTTTAATTATCTGGCAAGCGCATACCCTGAAAAGACGGGCGTCTATATCGGATTCAGTGAAGCACTTGCCCACCGGATCTATGCGGGAGCAGATTTCTTCCTGATGCCTTCTCTGTTTGAACCATGCGGGCTGAGCCAGCTGATTTCACTGCAGTACGGGACAATCCCGATTGCCCGTGAAACAGGCGGATTGAACGATACAGTCCATTCCTGGCACGAAACGGAGCATACAGGCAACGGATTCACTTTTAATGCATACAATGCACATGATATGAAGCATACTGTTGAACGTGCCCTGGCACATTTCAACGACAAAAAGATCTGGTCAAAATTACAGAAAAACGCGATGTCAGGCGATTACAGCTGGGCGCGTTCTGCTAAAGAATATTATGACCTTTATGAAAGACTTCAAGGGAGGAAATAATGCATGTTCCAGAATAAAAGAGCATTTAAAGCAGCCTTTTTACAGCGGCTTGAACAATCAAGCGGTTTATCATTTGAACATTCTACCCCGCAGCACCAGTATCAGACACTGGGAATGATGGTGCGGGAATACGTCAGTACGAACTGGATTGCTTCGAATGAAGACTCCCGTAAAGGCGACCATAAGGAAGTCTATTATTTATCAATTGAGTTCCTTCTTGGCAGGCTGCTTGTCAGCTCTTTAGTGAACCTTGGAGTAAAAGATCTTGTGGAAGACGGTCTGACTGATCTGGGGATTAACCTCAGTGATCTTGAGGATGCTGAAGCTGATGCCGGACTTGGAAATGGCGGTTTAGGCCGACTTGCTGCGTGCTTCCTTGATTCGATGGCCTCACTCTCTATGGCAGGACATGGACATGGTATCCGTTATAAGCACGGTCTGTTTGAACAGCGAATTGTAAACGGTTATCAGGTTGAGCTTCCGGAACAATGGCTGCGTAACGGGAACGTGTGGGAAGTAAGAAAAACTGACCTTGCTGTTGAAGTCCCTTACTGGGGCGAAGTGAAATGGACAGAAAAAAATGGTCAGATGATTTTTACCCATGAAAAAGCAGAAACCGTTCTTGCTGTCCCTTATGATATGCCTGTCATCGGCTATGATACAGACCGTGTCAATACGCTGCGCCTTTGGGGAGCGGAGCCTGCAAAGCACTTCCCTCCTCACAAGGATTATATGCATTATAAACGTGACACGGAGCAGATCTCTGAGTTCCTTTATCCGGATGACATGTCTGACGAAGGAAAGATCCTCAGATTAAAGCAGCAGTATTTCCTTGTGAGAGCAAGTCTTGAGAGCATTCTCCGTGATTACAAAGAAGATCACGCTGACCTGACTGAGCTGCACGAGCATGTGGCGATTCATATCAATGATACTCACCCTGCCCTTGCAATCCCTGAGCTGATGAGAATCCTGATGGACGAGGAAGGAATGGGATGGGAAGAAGCGTGGAGTATCGTAACAGAAACGATTTCTTACACGAACCATACCATCTTATCTGAGGCGCTTGAAAAATGGTCCATCGACCTGTTCAGACCGCTCTTCCCACGGATTTATCTGATCATTGAAGAGATCAACAGAAGATTCTGTGAGGAGCTTTGGGAAGCCTATCCCGGCGACTGGGACCGCATTGAATCAATGGCAGTCATTGCCCATGGCTTTGTAAAAATGGCGCACCTGTCGATCGTCGGCAGCCACAGTATTAACGGCGTAGCCAGACTGCATACAGAAATACTTAAAATGCGTGAAATGAAGAACTTTCATGAATTTTATCCTGACCGTTTTAACAATAAAACAAACGGGATTACTCACAGAAGATGGCTCCTTCAGGCAAACCCTGAACTGACAAATGCGATCAACAATGCAATTGGAACGGACTGGATCAAGGATACAAGTAAACTGAATGAGCTGGTGAAGTTTGCTGAAGATGCTTCATTCCAGGATGAAGTGGATCAGATTAAGCATGATAAAAAACGTATTCTTGCAGACCTGATTCATGAAAAGAACGGAATCAAAGTAAATCCTGATTCTATTTTTGATGTACAGATTAAAAGACTTCATGCATATAAAAGACAGCTGTTAAACATTATGCACGTGATGCACCTGTATAACAGAATGAAAGAAGACAGCTCGTTCAAGCCACACCCGCAGACATTTATTTTCGGAGCAAAAGCGGCACCTGGTTATCATTATGCAAAAAAGGTTATCAAACTGATTCATTCAGTTGCGGCCCTTGTGAATCATGATCCAGTATCGAAGGATTATCTAACTGTTGTTTTCCTTGAAAACTACAGAGTATCACTTGCAGAAAAGATTATTCCGGCTACAAATATCAGCGAACAGATCTCTACTGCCAGTAAGGAAGCTTCCGGAACCGGTAATATGAAATTCATGATGAACGGCGCGCTGACACTGGGGACACTGGACGGTGCCAATGTGGAAATCGAAGAGCTGACGGGTCCTGAGCATATCTTTATTTTCGGTCTGACTGCCCAGGAAGTCATGAAGTATGAAAAGCACGGCGGTTATCATTCCTATGATTACTATCATGGAGATCCAAGAATTAAAAAAATCATTGATCAGCTCACTTCCGGCTTTTTCCCGGATACCTTCTATGATTTTGAAATGATTGCTGATTCTCTTTTGATGGAAAATGATCAGTATTTCCTGCTGAAGGACTTTGACGCTTATGTCCGCGCCCAGGAGCTTACATCTTCAGCGTACCAGGACAGAAAGCGCTGGCTGACTTCAAGTATCCATAATATTGCACGCTCCGGCTACTTTTCAAGCGACCGGACAATACAGCAGTATGCGGATGAGATTTGGAATTTATAGTGATAAAAAAAAGGGTGAGACAACTTTATGTCTCACCCTTTTACCGTTCCGCTGCGCTTCAGGCGGACGCTTTCCGGACGGTTGTTGCTGAGCCTCCTCAGCCTGCGGCTTGCGGGGTCTCAGCTTCCAACTAATCGTCCCGGAGTCGCCACCTTACGCTCCGCTGCACTCCAATAAATCTTATCATTTATTTCCAGCAGCTTTTTCTATTATCAAATCACTGCTTGCCTGGAAAGCCTCCCGCCTGAAGCGGAAATCACCGGTTTATTATGCGTCACCTACTGCTCATAAATATGAACAAACGGCTCTGTATCATCAGGCTCTTTAATGATCAATGCTTCGGGTCCATTTATTGATGTGATGCTGACTTCAATATCAAAGTATTCCGGGAACAAATCTATTAATCTTCCGGCAATATACTGAGTAAAGCCGACAATTTCTGATTTCCCATAAAACTGAATTGGAATATCAATCTGCAATTGTGCCAGCTGGTCACCGCGGTAAAGACCTGTCCCAATGACACTATTAAAGTTAGGGAAATACGTTTCAATGTCCTGTTTGAAGTTCAGGAACGCTGTCTCATCATCCCTGTAATTATCTCTTGCTTCTTGTGAGGGGAACAAAACATAGTTTTCATTCATTTCATTCCAGCTACCAAGCTCATTACTGCCGCCATCTGCTGTTGCGTATCCAAAGAAGTTACCCGGAATCACTGTGCTTGTAGGCTCCTGCTTAAATAAAGCAACAGTAATCGGTACTTCTGCAAGCTCTGCCTTTTCAGGATCATTGGCTCCGATCTCACGGATACGTGAAACGACTTCTGCTGCCATCGCCTGACCTTCTTCTTCAAGCCTGCTTTGAGGAATATTTTCTTCAAATGTCGGACCAAAAGGATCGCCATCATTGTTATAGTAATACACTGAGTTCATCGCAAGACCAATGACGATACCACCCAGCCTTACTTTTGATTCATCCTCAGCTGATTTGACGAAATAGTTATGCTCAAGGATATGCGCTAAATAGATCGGACTTCTCTCTGCTCTTTCTGCACGGGTTCCTTCTCCATTATCAACAGGGTTCAAACCGATATTTTCTTCAGGTTCCATATCATATTCTGCAAGCTGTTCGTCTGTAAATTCACGGTTTAACCAGCTTGAGATTGTATCACTCTCCAGGAATTGTCCTGCCTGAAAGAAATACTCTTCAGGTGAAAAATTCTGCTGGGCCACACGCATTAAGCCATTTTCAAACTCAGCTATATCGTAATTTGTATTCAGATTGTTAACGACCATCCCTCTAGATGGTGATGCTTCGTATGGGAGCAATGTCCGGTAGTATTCATCAGATATCTGGAAATTAGGGATAATGACCGTCTGCTCTTCACTGTTCTCCGGGGCATTTTCCTGCACAACTTCATCTTCCTGCTGAAAAGACGGCGTACAGCCGCTCATCAGCAGTGCAGTACCCGTCGCAGCGGCTAACCATTTTTTCATGTAACTGCTACACCTCTTGTTTTGTGATTTCTTCTACCAGCTGGTCTTCATCCCAGACTGGTATATTTAACTCCTGTGCTTTCGTCAGCTTGGAGCCTGCATCTTCTCCGGCAATTAACAGATCTGTTTTCTTACTGACACTGCCGGTTACTTTTCCGCCAAGTAATTCAATTTTCTCTTTTGCATCTCCGCGTGTCAATTGAGCTAATTTCCCAGTCAGGACAATTGTTTTCCCTGCAAAAGCGGAATCAATGTCTTCAGCTTTCTGCTTTACCGGGCCTGTATAAGTAAGGTTGACGCCGTTTTCACGCAGCTCTTCTATTAACTCAAGTACTTCTTCGTTCTCAAAGTATGTGACGATTGCATCGGCCATTTTGTTACCAATTTCATCAATTTGACACAATTCTTCTGCCGATGCTTCTTTTAAAGCATCTACTGATCTGAAATGTTCTGCAATTGTTCTTGCAGCTTTGGCTCCTACATGACGGATTCCGAGACCGAACAAAAGCTTTTCCATTGAATTATTTTTTGATGCTTCAATTGCGTTCAGCAGATTATCAGCTGATTTTTCGCCCATACGGTCAAGACCGATGAGCTGCTCTTTTGTTAAACGGTAAAGATCCGCAACATCCTGAATTAATTCACTCTGGTAAAGCTGTGCAATCACTTTCTCGCCCAGTCCATCAATGTTCATTGCATTACGTGATACAAAGTGCGTCAGTCCTTCCTGCAGCTGGGCAGGACATTTCGGATTCAGACAGCGCAGTGCGACTTCCCCTTCCAGCCGTTCAAGCTCACTCTCACAGGTAGGGCAGTGCGTTGGCATATTGAACTTTTTTTCTTCACCAGTCCGTTTGTCAGTGATCACGCTGACAACTTCAGGAATAATATCTCCTGCTTTTTTAATAACGACATGGTCGCCAATACGGATATCCTTCTCCCGGATCAGGTCTTCATTATGAAGTGAAGCGCGCTGGACCGTTGTACCTGCCACCCTGACAGGCTCAAGCAGTGCAGTAGGTGTAACAACGCCAGTTCTGCCTATGCTCAGTTCAATGTCATGAAGAACGGTTACGACTTCTTCTGCAGGAAACTTATACGCAATCGCCCACCTTGGACTTTTCGCTGTAAAGCCAAGCTCCTCCTGGTGATCAAGTGAGTCCACTTTGATGACAATGCCATCTATATCATAGGAAAGGTCTGCTCTTTTTTCAGTCCATTCCCCGATATAATCCATGACTTCATCAATGGAGCTGCACATTTTCCGTTCAGGGTTGGTCTTCAGTCCCATCTCATTAAGCAGCTTCATTCCTTCGCTTTGTGACCTGACACCTGTATCGCCGGGGTCTCCAATGGCATAAAGAAAGATATCAAGGTTTCTGGAAGCAGCAATCCGTGGATCAAGCTGTCTGAGTGATCCCGCTGCGGCATTTCTCGGGTTTGCAAAAAGTGCTTCCTCCTTCTTTTCTCTTTCTTCATTCAGCTTGAGAAAGGAGGACTTTGGCATAAATGCTTCTCCACGGACTTCAATGGAAAGCGGCTTTTTCAGACGGAGCGGAATAGAACGGATTGTTTTCAGGTTTGCCGTAATGTCTTCCCCGACTGATCCGTCTCCTCTGGTCGCGCCCTGCACAAACAGGCCATCTTCATATCTGAGTGACACTGCAAGGCCATCAATTTTGAGCTCGCAGCTGTACATTGCACTGTCTCCTGCCACCTCTCTCACCTTTCGATCGAAGTCTCTCAGATCTTCTTCGTTAAAGGCGTTTCCAAGGCTCAGCATGGAGGTCTTGTGGGTCACCTTTGAAAATTGCTCAAGTACCGCTCCTCCGACACGCTGAGTCGGGGAATCGGAAGTAGCAAGCTCAGGGTGCGATTCTTCTATTTCTTTTAATTCATTCAATAACTGATCATATTCAGCATCAGGAACTGTGGGCTTGTCCAGCACATGATACTCATAGTTGTACTGATTCAGCAGCTCATGCAGCTCCTGTACTCTTTTCTCTGCGGTCACAGGCTCAACTCCTTATGTCACTTTATTAACCGGTGCGAATTTGGCCAGCAGGCGTTTTACACCTGTTGGACTTGGAAATGCAATATCAAGTTCCATTGAATCCCCTTCACCTTTTACGCTGACAACAGTGCCTGTTCCCCATTTACCGTGCTGTGCTTTATCACCGACACTCCAGCCCAGATCGCTGCCACCGGTGTTGCGCGGTGCAGGGCGTCTGACGGGACTTTTTCTCGGCTGCGGTTTTGATGGTGATCCGAAGCTTCTGCTGCCTGAAGAAGTTTCTTTTTTCATCGGCTCTTCAAGTAATTCAGCCGGAATTTCAGCAATAAATCTTGAGACAGGGTTCATATTTGTACGTCCGAATAACGTTCTCATCTGGGCATTTGTGATATACAGTTCTTCTTCAGCACGTGTAATGCCTACATAAGCAAGTCGTCTTTCCTCTTCCATTTCAGCCTCTTCCATCAGTGAGCGGCTGTGTGGGAATACCCCTTCTTCAAGCCCCATCAGGAAGACAACAGGAAACTCAAGTCCCTTCGCTGAGTGCAGCGTCATGAGCGTTACGGCATCTGCCGGAGCATCATCTTTATCCAGCTGGTCAATATCAGCGACAAGGGCAAGGTCTGTTAAAAATGCAATCAGACTTTTATCGTCACTCGCTTCTTCAAATGCTTTTGTTACTGACAGAAACTCATCGATATTTTCAAGTCTGCTTTGTGCCTCAATTGTTTTTTCTGCCTGAAGCGATTCTCTGTAACCGGACTTATCAATAATATCCTCCACCAGCTCAGTTACTGATAAGTACTCCTGCATCTGGGTAAAGTTTTTAATAAAGTCACGGAACTCAAGTACAGTCTTTGCCGCTCTTCCGCTGAGACCGATAAAGTCTGCAAGCTCGAGCGCATTATACATCGACATCTCGTTATCACGCGCGTAGTTTGCAATCTTATCAAGTGAAGTGGAGCCGACTCCGCGTTTTGGTACATTAATAATTCTGATCAGGCTGATATCATCATCCGGATTGGCAACCAGTCTGAGATAAGCCAGAATGTCTTTAATTTCTTTTCTGTCGTAGAACTTTGTACCGCCGACAATGGTGTACTCAATATTGGATTTCATGAGTACTTCCTCCATGACACGGGACTGCGCATTGGTTCTGTACAGGATCGCAAAATCAGAAGGCTTTCTTACACCGGAACGGACAAGCTCATTGATTTTTCCTGCAACAAATTGCCCTTCACCCTGTTCACTGTCTGCACGCACATACGTGATTTTCTGTCCGCCTTTATTATCTGTCCAAAGATTCTTGGCTTTACGGTTCGGGTTATTTTTAATAACGGCATTCGCCGCATCAAGTATTTTTTCTGTTGAACGGTAGTTCTGCTCAAGTAAAATTACTTTCGCGTTCGGATAGTCTTTTTCAAATGACAGGATATTCGTGATATCCGCGCCTCTCCAGCGGTAAATTGACTGATCCGAGTCACCGACTACACAAAGGTTTTTAAAGCGTGAGGCCAGCTGTTTGACAAGCAGATACTGCGCTCTGTTTGTATCCTGATACTCATCCACGTGAATATACTGAAATTTACGCTGATAGTTTTCAAGCACTTCAGGTACGCGTTCAAATAAATGAATCGTCTGCATAATCAGGTCATCAAAATCGAGCGCTGAGTTTTTACGAAGCCTTTTCTGGTATTCAGAAAACACTTCACTGATCGTCTGATCATAATAGCTGCCTGCATCCTTTGCGAACTGCTCAGGCGTTGTCAGCTCATTTTTTGCTGAGCTGATTGCAGCAAGAATGCCGCGCGGATCAAACTTCTTCGGATCCAGGTTCTTATCCTTTAAAATACGCTTGATGACTGACTGCTGATCTGTTGAATCAAGGATCGTGAAATTACGATTATAGCCGATCCGGTCAATATCTCTCCTTAAAATCCTCACACACATGGAGTGAAACGTTGAAATCCATACATCCTCTGCCGCTCCGCCAAGAATGCTTCCTACACGGTCTTTCATTTCACGCGCAGCTTTGTTTGTAAAGGTAATCGCCAGAATGTTGTAAGGCGCTACCCCTTTTTCAATCATTAAATACGCGATCCGGTGTGTCAGTACTCTAGTCTTCCCGGAACCCGCACCTGCCATAATCAGCAGCGGGCCATCTGTTGCTTTAATTGCTTTTGCCTGCTCAGGATTCATTCCATTCAGCAGACGATCTGTTAAAAATTGCATCGTCGCACCACCTCGAACATTTGTTCTTATTATAGCCCGGATATTTGCTTCCGGACAACTTTAATCTAAACTTTCTTAAAGATGGCTGATGATTTTCACTCCAGGGGGACGCTTTCCGCGGCCGGGCGGTGAGTCAGCAGGCTTCGCCATGGCCTCACACGTCCCTTCCTGCGAGCCGCCCCCTTACGCTACAATCATCAGCTGTGCAGAAACAGAAACTGTCTTTAATAAAGCACTAATTTAAAACTGTTTTCAACGCTTCTTTTAGGTCATCATAAATAATATTGCCGACTACGATGACGTCAGCGTATGCAGCCATCTCTCTGGCTTCCTTTTCACCTTGAATACCGCCTCCGTAAAATAGGACAGTATCTTTTAATTCACCGCTTACTCTTTTAACAAGTGACGGATCACCGTAAGTTCCGCTGTATTCCATATAGAAAACCGGAAGTGAAAACAGGTGTTCAGCCATGCGTGCATAGGCAATAACCTCATCATCACTGATTGTTGCATCTGCTCCTGTTAATGATGCTGCCTTACAATCCGGATTCAAAATGCAGTAGCCTTCTGCAAGAATCTCTTCCCAGTTCATCAGATCCCCATGTTCTTTCACCGCTTCATGATGAATTCCTTTGAACCATTTTGGATCCTCAGTATTCAAAACAGTCGGTATAAAATATAAATCGTAGCCAGGTGTAATGGCTTCAAGAGCCGATACCTCAAGTACACACGGGACTGTATATCTGCGCACGCGCGCCATCAGATCAAGCACATTTTCAAGTGTCACACCATCAGAACCGCCAACCATGACTGCATCTGTGCCTGATTCACATATCTTTTCAAGTGCTTCATCCGTTATTTCTTTATTAGGGTCCAGTTTAAATACATGCTTCCATTCCCGGACATCGTACATCCCAAGTCCTCCATTCGAACACTCATTATCCGTACTATTATAGCACCGAAGAAGTGACTCTAAAAGAGAAGTGGGGATGAAGTTATAAAGTCGTTAAAAAAAGAAGATGGGACTGATGCTGTCTCATCTTCTTACTCGTTCCGCTGCGCTTCAGGCGGACGCTTTCCCCGGGGACCGCGCTAAGCCTCCTCGGCTTCGCCTGTGGGGTCTCAGCTGTCGGTCACATCCCGGTGGAGTCGCCGCCTTACGCTCCGCTGCACTTAAATTTCACAAAAAACAATATATGACTTACTACAATATCTTGTTTTGGAACAAACTCTTTTCAAAGTTGTTAATTTACAATACGAGCGAAACGATTAAGAGGGCAGGACACATTGTCCCACCCCCTTAAAAATATTACTCTTTATCTTCACCACTGTCATCACTCTGATGAACGCGCTCAAGAACCATTGCGTAAGTATCATTACCATAGTTCAGGCAGCGCTTAACGCGCGAGATGGTTGCAGTACTTGCACCGGTTTGTGTTTCAATTTTATGATAGGTATTCCCTTCACGCAGCATACGTGCCACTTCAAGGCGCTGAGCAAGAGATTGTATTTCATTAATTGTGCACAAGTCATCAAAGAATCGGTAGGCTTCGTCTTTGTCTTTAAGTGAAAGAACGGCTTCGCATAGCTGGTCCAGTTCTTTTCCTCTTAACTTATCGATTTGCATCAGACAGATACAGCTCCTTTTAAAAGTATTGCAAGAGCAAACGTGTGCTCAGCTAAAAATAGGACTCTTTTACATTTTAACGCATTATCGTTGGAAAGAGTACCGTTTTCTTTTTTACATCATAGATTCCGCGCTGTGTCACTCTTAAATAAGGTAAGTGGGTTGAGCACAGAAATAATAGTGTATAAACCGGATCATCAAAGGCGTATCCGCATTCTTTCAGTACATCGCGGAGCTTCTTTTCACCCTCAATCAGGGTTTCCATCGGCTGATCTGACATGACACCGCCAAGCGGCAATGGAATTTCATGAAGCATTTCTCCCTGATCCATCAGCACAATGCCGCCTCCAATTTCCTTCATCCTCGCGAAGGCATCCAGCAGATCCTTTTTACTCTTACCAATCAGCAGAATATCCCCTGTACTTGAAAAAGAAGAAGCCAGTCCTCCAAGATTACTCGCAAACCCTTTAATCAGCGTACAGATTTTCCACTCCCCGTAACGGTCCACAAGCATAAGAAAGCTTTCATCATTATCACGCGGAAGCTCGTTCACACTTGCATCAATAGATACTGAATAAGGCTTGGTGATGACGTTATTGACCATGTCGATCCCGCATGGCATTGAAAACTGCAGGTCATCAGCATCAAGCGTCCAGTCGATCTCAAGCGGTTGTATGTCTGACCAGTCTGGTGTAAACAGCGGTTCCTGTTCCTGACCATCCTTTAAGATCCATTTACCTTTAGACATCACTGATTCAGGAACAGGGTTAGCCGGGTCACCCAGAATGTTTAAGGTAGCAAGACGACCAGTTGCAATCATTCCCTGCATATAATCCAGACGGTAATATTTCGCGATTGCAAAAGAAGCCATATGGTACGCTTCAATCGGCTCCACTCCTTCTTCAATTGCAATCCGGACAAGCTGATCCATGACACCACTCTCATAAAAGGATGGACTTGACCCGTCTGTTGTCATCATGAGTGAATCAAAAGAATGCAGATTGCGTTCCTTTAACTCTCTGATCAACTTCGGCAGATCCGGTCTGATGGATGAATGTCTGAGGGTCACTGCAAGCCCCTGTTCAAGACGCTTCCATACATCGTCCCCTGACATTGCTTCATGATCACCTGTTACACCAAGCAGTGACATTTTCGCAATCGTTTTCTCAGATGCGCCAGGCAAATGTCCTTCCACCCGCTTATAACGCAGCCGCGCTTCTTGCACCCAGCTCAGCAGCAGGTCGTCCCCCTCTGCAAGCTTCGGCCAGGAAGTAAGCTCCCCGGCGAGTAAAACACTCGGGTCATCAAGCCATGACAGCACTTCTCCGTTTGTAAAGACTTCCTCTTCCGCGCGGAGCTCTGTCTGCGAATCCAGTCTGCTCCACCAGTAATATGTCAGTGGTGACGTTTTGAACTGCTGCATAAAAGGAAGCGCTTTCTTTTTGTCGCATAATAAAAGGAGCATCAAATTGTCCTGAATAAATGTCGTCGTTCCGCGCTTGGCTGCATACTCCCCAAAGCTGTGTGGATTATAGAGCTGAAACGGATGAACATGAGGTTCAATATAACCCGGTACAATCCACTTGTCTTCAAGGTGAAGCACTTCAGTTCCATTTAATTTTTCAGGCATGTCGCTCCCTGCATAGATGATTCTATCCTGGTATATCCATATATTCCCTTTCACCCATTGATGAAGGGTTGAATTTAAATAATTAGTATTAGCAAGTACAAGATCAGGTGATTTCGTTCCTTCCAATATGGAAGTATGGTCTCTTAAATGACTGATCTTCCACGGAAATCTCTGTTCCACTCTCATCACTCCAATAATTCCTCTAAAAGTTTCATTAAGCTTACCATATTTTACGCGTCACCGCACAAAAGAAATGTGTGTATTTAAAGAATTTGTGTATAGCTGAACATTATTTTAACAAAATACATTTTTTCCTAAAAATTATTATTGATAAATACTTTTACAATGATTCATCAAAACACCTGACCAAAATTATTATCAGAAACTCTTTGTTACATGTATAATTAAGGTTTTAAGTTTGAATATTCAGAAAAAGTTTTTTACTCTGTTAGTTATTAGTGGTCTTTTTTTATTTGTATGATATTATTTAAATAACAATAAACTTAGCAAAGAGAGTGATTTTCATGATCGGAGACCGTGTTAAAGCTTTACGGAAAGAAAAGAAAATGTCGCTGACTGAACTGGCTGAACAGGCAGGCGTTGCTAAATCATATATCAGCTCTCTTGAGAGAAATCTTCAAAAGAATCCATCTATTCAAT contains these protein-coding regions:
- a CDS encoding heptaprenylglyceryl phosphate synthase; translated protein: MYDVREWKHVFKLDPNKEITDEALEKICESGTDAVMVGGSDGVTLENVLDLMARVRRYTVPCVLEVSALEAITPGYDLYFIPTVLNTEDPKWFKGIHHEAVKEHGDLMNWEEILAEGYCILNPDCKAASLTGADATISDDEVIAYARMAEHLFSLPVFYMEYSGTYGDPSLVKRVSGELKDTVLFYGGGIQGEKEAREMAAYADVIVVGNIIYDDLKEALKTVLN
- the pcrA gene encoding DNA helicase PcrA; translation: MQFLTDRLLNGMNPEQAKAIKATDGPLLIMAGAGSGKTRVLTHRIAYLMIEKGVAPYNILAITFTNKAAREMKDRVGSILGGAAEDVWISTFHSMCVRILRRDIDRIGYNRNFTILDSTDQQSVIKRILKDKNLDPKKFDPRGILAAISSAKNELTTPEQFAKDAGSYYDQTISEVFSEYQKRLRKNSALDFDDLIMQTIHLFERVPEVLENYQRKFQYIHVDEYQDTNRAQYLLVKQLASRFKNLCVVGDSDQSIYRWRGADITNILSFEKDYPNAKVILLEQNYRSTEKILDAANAVIKNNPNRKAKNLWTDNKGGQKITYVRADSEQGEGQFVAGKINELVRSGVRKPSDFAILYRTNAQSRVMEEVLMKSNIEYTIVGGTKFYDRKEIKDILAYLRLVANPDDDISLIRIINVPKRGVGSTSLDKIANYARDNEMSMYNALELADFIGLSGRAAKTVLEFRDFIKNFTQMQEYLSVTELVEDIIDKSGYRESLQAEKTIEAQSRLENIDEFLSVTKAFEEASDDKSLIAFLTDLALVADIDQLDKDDAPADAVTLMTLHSAKGLEFPVVFLMGLEEGVFPHSRSLMEEAEMEEERRLAYVGITRAEEELYITNAQMRTLFGRTNMNPVSRFIAEIPAELLEEPMKKETSSGSRSFGSPSKPQPRKSPVRRPAPRNTGGSDLGWSVGDKAQHGKWGTGTVVSVKGEGDSMELDIAFPSPTGVKRLLAKFAPVNKVT
- a CDS encoding YerC/YecD family TrpR-related protein; translation: MQIDKLRGKELDQLCEAVLSLKDKDEAYRFFDDLCTINEIQSLAQRLEVARMLREGNTYHKIETQTGASTATISRVKRCLNYGNDTYAMVLERVHQSDDSGEDKE
- a CDS encoding glycogen/starch/alpha-glucan phosphorylase; protein product: MFQNKRAFKAAFLQRLEQSSGLSFEHSTPQHQYQTLGMMVREYVSTNWIASNEDSRKGDHKEVYYLSIEFLLGRLLVSSLVNLGVKDLVEDGLTDLGINLSDLEDAEADAGLGNGGLGRLAACFLDSMASLSMAGHGHGIRYKHGLFEQRIVNGYQVELPEQWLRNGNVWEVRKTDLAVEVPYWGEVKWTEKNGQMIFTHEKAETVLAVPYDMPVIGYDTDRVNTLRLWGAEPAKHFPPHKDYMHYKRDTEQISEFLYPDDMSDEGKILRLKQQYFLVRASLESILRDYKEDHADLTELHEHVAIHINDTHPALAIPELMRILMDEEGMGWEEAWSIVTETISYTNHTILSEALEKWSIDLFRPLFPRIYLIIEEINRRFCEELWEAYPGDWDRIESMAVIAHGFVKMAHLSIVGSHSINGVARLHTEILKMREMKNFHEFYPDRFNNKTNGITHRRWLLQANPELTNAINNAIGTDWIKDTSKLNELVKFAEDASFQDEVDQIKHDKKRILADLIHEKNGIKVNPDSIFDVQIKRLHAYKRQLLNIMHVMHLYNRMKEDSSFKPHPQTFIFGAKAAPGYHYAKKVIKLIHSVAALVNHDPVSKDYLTVVFLENYRVSLAEKIIPATNISEQISTASKEASGTGNMKFMMNGALTLGTLDGANVEIEELTGPEHIFIFGLTAQEVMKYEKHGGYHSYDYYHGDPRIKKIIDQLTSGFFPDTFYDFEMIADSLLMENDQYFLLKDFDAYVRAQELTSSAYQDRKRWLTSSIHNIARSGYFSSDRTIQQYADEIWNL
- the ligA gene encoding NAD-dependent DNA ligase LigA encodes the protein MTAEKRVQELHELLNQYNYEYHVLDKPTVPDAEYDQLLNELKEIEESHPELATSDSPTQRVGGAVLEQFSKVTHKTSMLSLGNAFNEEDLRDFDRKVREVAGDSAMYSCELKIDGLAVSLRYEDGLFVQGATRGDGSVGEDITANLKTIRSIPLRLKKPLSIEVRGEAFMPKSSFLKLNEEREKKEEALFANPRNAAAGSLRQLDPRIAASRNLDIFLYAIGDPGDTGVRSQSEGMKLLNEMGLKTNPERKMCSSIDEVMDYIGEWTEKRADLSYDIDGIVIKVDSLDHQEELGFTAKSPRWAIAYKFPAEEVVTVLHDIELSIGRTGVVTPTALLEPVRVAGTTVQRASLHNEDLIREKDIRIGDHVVIKKAGDIIPEVVSVITDKRTGEEKKFNMPTHCPTCESELERLEGEVALRCLNPKCPAQLQEGLTHFVSRNAMNIDGLGEKVIAQLYQSELIQDVADLYRLTKEQLIGLDRMGEKSADNLLNAIEASKNNSMEKLLFGLGIRHVGAKAARTIAEHFRSVDALKEASAEELCQIDEIGNKMADAIVTYFENEEVLELIEELRENGVNLTYTGPVKQKAEDIDSAFAGKTIVLTGKLAQLTRGDAKEKIELLGGKVTGSVSKKTDLLIAGEDAGSKLTKAQELNIPVWDEDQLVEEITKQEV
- a CDS encoding CamS family sex pheromone protein; translated protein: MKKWLAAATGTALLMSGCTPSFQQEDEVVQENAPENSEEQTVIIPNFQISDEYYRTLLPYEASPSRGMVVNNLNTNYDIAEFENGLMRVAQQNFSPEEYFFQAGQFLESDTISSWLNREFTDEQLAEYDMEPEENIGLNPVDNGEGTRAERAERSPIYLAHILEHNYFVKSAEDESKVRLGGIVIGLAMNSVYYYNNDGDPFGPTFEENIPQSRLEEEGQAMAAEVVSRIREIGANDPEKAELAEVPITVALFKQEPTSTVIPGNFFGYATADGGSNELGSWNEMNENYVLFPSQEARDNYRDDETAFLNFKQDIETYFPNFNSVIGTGLYRGDQLAQLQIDIPIQFYGKSEIVGFTQYIAGRLIDLFPEYFDIEVSITSINGPEALIIKEPDDTEPFVHIYEQ